In Phoenix dactylifera cultivar Barhee BC4 chromosome 1, palm_55x_up_171113_PBpolish2nd_filt_p, whole genome shotgun sequence, the genomic stretch ccttctccctcttccacCACTCCCTTTCCCTCTTTCTCCCCTTCGTCTTTTCTCTTTCCCCTAGTTCTCATCCTAGCGTGAGGATTAAGGTCCGTCCCTCTTTTCTCCCGATCTTTTGGCTTTGGCACACCTCAACTTGGTGAGATGCGTACTAGCACCGTACCAAACCGGTCGCCAGCCAATACAAACTTTGTTACAAGTTTAGCAAACCTTGGAGGCCACCAtgaccctttaacaatgtttggAATTCTTTCTTAAGTAATAAACACAACTCTGGTTTCCTAATAGTAAAAGATGACAAACATAATACTTGAACCAAGTGCTATACGTGCTAGCCCACTAGTGTGGAAATGTGAATTGCTCAACTTGCTCTTTTCAACCTTCAAATTTGGTAGAACTTCATAAGGGAAACATAGCCTAGACGAATTCTTCGGCACCAATTATATCAGTCAAACTAGTAATAGTAGATAATGAATAAAACCTTCTACAGTTATCCAAAGAGATCAATAAGGTTATACATAAATACAACACACACATATAACATCTGCATGTATGGTTTAGAAAGATGCATTAGTTACATTAACTAAATGACGAAAATACTCCCATTCAAGTAAAACTAACTAAAATAATACAGAGTCATAACCATCGAGCCTTTTTCCAACTATTAGGGGTGGATTTTGTGGATCCACATTTGCCAGGTATTCTTATTTAGGCCATCCCTTGGGTTATTTCAGGCTTATTTCTCCATAGCATTCCTCACAACCTCCATCTATGGTACCTTAGATTTTTCCTTGCTTTTCTTACCACTTTCAACACAGTCCAAACCCCTTATTAGAGCCTCCTCATGTTTCTGTTGCACATGTCCATACCATCTTAATCGATTTTCCATCACTTTATCCTTAATTTATGCAACATCTGGAGCTCCTCTAATATattcatttctaattttaactTTTTAGATTTACCACACACACATGAGAACAAGTTACAAACTTGGTCCAGCATAAgcaatatatgtgtgtgtatataaatatgcataaagtaattaatacAGAAAGCTttccataatttatttatatgcTTTCCTTTAGTAATCTGAATCTATTTATAAAGGGAAGTAGTTATTTTCATGATATCCTCTCATGACACAAAACATACATAGAGATCAAGAAGAGGGTTCAGTAACAATATATTGATAGCATCGAGCTCAATACAAGTGCAAAGACACAGTCCAACATATAAAAAAGGATCTCTTTCAAGAAAAGAATGCAGTATGAGGAACAAACTAAAATTTTCTCACACCACTCCAATGATGCCCAAAAAaggttgaaaaataaaatatttcagcCTCCACTTATGCCAAAGCTCCACCCTAACAAGAAACATGAACCCCTCTATCTCACACTCCTTTATGAACCCTTCTACTGCTCAAACGTAGCACCATAAAAAGGAAAGTTACAAGGGCAAAAGTGACTATTAGAAGTTGTAAGCAaaaggcaaaagaaaaaaaacgtcACTAACCTAGAATTAGAGTCAGTTGGTAGGGGGACAGTATAGTTGGGAAAGAACAATAAGGAGTAGGAACTAGTGCAAATTTTGATTTGTTCCATGTTTTCTTAATTACTAAAATATATGcacaataattataattataagttatacaattttattttatttataaaatattgaaattgtaTATCAATCATACAATATAATTCAAGAATTAAGAACTGATGATAGTGAACCAAGAGATATGAAAGCATACACTAATAGATGAAAACCAGTTAATCTATATAAAGTGTAAGTAACTGGCTACTTCTAAAAGCCACTTATAATATATGTTATCAACCTTCATTGCATTAATAAACCACAAGTAATCTActtaataataattaattaaactAAATACCtaattctgaaaattatttattaatttataaagATCAATGATAATTATACCAAGATGGAGACAGAGATACATATATAACActcaagttgatttagaaagAAGCCATCCATATTGATAGGTGTAAATGCTAAGCTTTATATCGTAATTCAAGTGATGATGGTATTGAATATAAGTGTATGTATGTAATAAAGATATAACTAAAACAAATAACTAGGCCTAGTCTGTTGCAAGGTAAAGAAAGGCCCATTACTATGACTACAATAAAGTTTGAGATACGCACCATAAAACTATCGCACCATAATTAAaccgtctctctctcttttcgcaTATACAAAAAGAATACGAGAATAAGAGAGATATGTCTAGAGAATTAAGACAGATAAGCTGCAAGTCAACTAGTATAATTTGAATCCAGTTAAAATACATAATTGTTCATCTAAAATAAGAAATCAAACTGAGAAGCCAATTGGACTGTAGTCTAGCACCCCTCTACTTTGCAAGTTCAAGGGGGAGAAGTTCCACATCAGACATGGAAAAGTGGCACTCCCTCTGTTATTATCAAAACTATCAACATCAAGATAGCTGAATAAATtctaaatgaaatgatttgttaccaaaaaaaaaaacacgaaCCAAAAATTGTATAATTTGTTTTTTAACCAAAAGTCAAATGTTTCATTTCAGATATCAATATATATGGAAATCACAATCTTGCTGCACTCAACTAGTCGAACAATTCCACCATTAGGTGCAAACCTTAACTCCCTCtccatttttctctctctaaactATTGACTATTAACAAACATGGATTATTCACAATGAAATGttcttcaactacttctaattcATATATATGATTTTGAAATGCATTGGTTCATATATCTCATTAACATTATGGATCTCAGCACAGTCAATTTGATGAGGGTATGACTGCAACCACTAGAGATGAAGTAAATGTTAACAGGAAACCAAATTCTACTAATCTGTCATCATAAGGTGCAGGTATTTACATGGGAGGAGTCAACAGAGTGCGACCATCATGCTACTGAGTCTTCTTTTCTTTGGCTGGCTTTCTTGTTCCCCTGCTTAGAATGTTGTCATACTGCTTCAAGAGTAATTTGTGTGCCATACCAAGCTTTTCATCAACATGGCCCTGGTACTTGTCATACAATGCAGGAGCAGTGAGAGACAGAAGCACCCCTGCAATAATGTCAAAGTACAAAGCACAGCATGCAGACCGTAAGAAGAAGAAGCCACTCTCCATTTATGATTCTATCTTGTACCAAAGAACCAAAATAAAGCAAGTCTAATGAAACTCACCAATGTAAACCAGTGTAAGGAAGTTAAACAAACTCCCGATATATGAAACAAGCCACAAAACCATTGTAACCTGTAGAACAAAAGGGGACAAAAGAATAATATCAGACGCAAGTAAGAAAATACACAATCTTAAACTTAACAAAGCATGAAAGCGGGCAAAGAGTACCTGAAGAAACACTTTCCTATCTCTCCTAATGGCAACATCATGTCCAACAGCCAAAACACGATTGATCCACACCCGACCTTCATCCGCAGCTTTCCCTACGAACTTCTCCGAAACTTCAAGATTGGGAAGGGGCGGAAGAGGTCTACAAATCCAATATTTTGAACAAATTAACTATCACAACAGTCAGCAATCGGCCTACGAAGAACAATGAAGCGGCCTAAACTCCAAAACTTTTTTGGAACAATAACCACGAGAATGTACAAGAAGAAACGAATCACGGAGTAAAAaatggaggagggggaggggagagATGAGAGAGAATGGGGGCAGAcctgttgagaagagaggcTGATTTGGCCCAGAAGAAGAGGATAACGACGACAAGGAGGAATGCGTTGGCCATTAGAGAGAGGAAGCTGTAACCAGCCCGTTCGAAGAGGAACCAGACGGCGGTGGCGCCTGCCGCGACTAGAATCCCGGCGTTCCTCCGCCTCCAAAGGAGCACATCGGCAACTGGAACAACCAAGAACCAGAGATCATCAAGGGTCCAAAAGAAAAACCTAGcacgagagagaggagagataaAGAGAGGGAGACCTGCGCCGCCGCCAAGGGCACGGTGGACGGACCGCCGACTTCCGAGGCGAGAGAGCGGCGATCCGGCGGACGAAGCCGCCGACGCCAGCGCGGAGGGGCAGTCGAGATCTTCTCCGCCAGCCATTGGACTCGGTTAGGGTTTTTCTTGGAGCAGGCAAAGAAGGGAGAAGGGCTGAGAGGAGGATTTAAACGGAAAGATgacaaacaaaaaataataataataataatggaaTCCTCCTCCGCGCAGCCTCTAAGCAGTGAGcagttatattttattttggtttcAGTTTTTTAATCAACTGCCGACTTCTTAGTAAAACAAATCAGGACTGCCGACTTTGGTTGTGCCGTATATATTAAACACGCacggagggggaggggggcgaAGAAGGGTATACCGTACTACTCTATGAAGGGAACAGTATTGTCCTCGGCTACAATTAAGAGTTGGTCGCTGGGAGCCACAGGATGGGACATGGCGCAGGAAAATGAACGGAAATGATGGTGAGATTCCCCTCGAGGTAAGCAACGTGAGGAGCACATTTCACAATGGCCcgcatggagagagagagagagaaagagagagaggttaaaaaaaaaagacaaaaaaaacttGCTTGAAATTTTCAATAATTTGAATGCTAATATCATCAGCATGATGTTAATCACGCAATGCACCTTATTTATGTTGCCCTTGTGGAATGAATATTTATCCTGCATATAGTTAGGATGAAGGTTTTACAAAAACTCGTACAACAACCTTCTATTATAGAGATAACTAGGGTTGCTAGATGGCTCATGATCAAAGCGAGAGAGAGCAATATGATACCCATGATTAACTAAAGTGGAATCTAGATAAGAGAGACTTTCACTTGTAACAAATAGGTTGTGATTTTCGATACAGAAGGttggcttcttttcttttagtatAAGTTATGTTCGTATCTAAAGAGAGTTATGGAGTAACTGCATAAGTTTAAATTGAGTAActcaaatattattaaaatattttctcaaaaagtttaaaaaaaagggTGGCCAAGCGCGCTAAGCTCTCGCTACTATAAAGTCTAAAAAGAATAAGAATGGAGAGACTATTTTTATGTTTCACATCTGTGACATGTAGGTCACAATAAAGTAACTTCACCATTGAGTTAAGACTTGCCCTCTTCTTCTCGTATAGTGAAAGAACTATAGAAGTTCATGGTAGAACTTTTCCTTATCCAAAGATGTGTTATTCAGTAATATATTCACACCACTTCCTAATTTTTGATGCATCAGTATTACACCTAAACTCTTGAAGTTATTATTGATGTTTAATGCTAGACTCCTCTCCTCTCTATAGTTATTTATTTAAGGCAAAGATGAGAGTAGTCAATAGCCAATGATGTGGAGCTCTTTTAGCAAAGCATAAGACAGATAAGCGTTAAGACAGCCAGCATACTCTTGTAAAGACAAATAACATAATGCCTTCGCCACAAGAAGGATATGGTCATGAGGTAGTGGATACGCTCCTTGCGTTAAAATCGTAGCAGGATGAGGTAGGGTTCAGCAATGAGTTTCCATGCTATGAACTCTTGGAGGTCTAAAATCAATGCCAAAGACTCCTACAAGCACTTTTTTTCATTATAAAAGCCTTTGCACTCTGCTCCACACTGAGTTGCTCGAACTGCTGCCTCCAATTttagactttaaagtccacttCATCAAGGCTCAAATCCTTCAGAACTCCTGGTAAATAGTTGTCCCCAAGAGGAGCACATAAAAAGACCTGCAGTGCTTGGATGTTACCCTGAAAGAGGATCCTCTATTCACTCTACTTGACAAGGAACTCCATGGGCATCGAAGAGTACAAGAAGATAAGCAAACAGAAACTGCTCGTAGCAGCATAAGCGAAAATGATTCCAAGAAAAAGGGAGCCTTTCTGATACATGTTTTTGCTTCAACAGAATAAGAACTTCTGAGGAAGATGTTATTCCATTTAACAGAACTAGCATTTCAATCAACAAAGTGCAAAATCTCAAACACTTCACTGAAAGTCCTTGTGGCAGGCCAAACCACTTAAAGGAATTGCCGAGATGACCAATCATATTCCTTGAAGATATGAGGCGCCTAAATCACCCATATTATAAACAAATTAGGGGCAACGCAGTGGAAGCAAAGCAATTCGTATGACATGTAAGTCCATAACATCACCAAACTCATCCGCAGGGCAGAAAAGATCATCAGGAGTTAGGATGAAtacataaatctataggagctgtgattatatttatataaacttTCTGCTAAGGAAAATTAGGTTTGCCTACCACTGATCTCCctgcctctcttttttttttatcctctGTAAACGAACTCACTTTGTATTAGCAGCCAATTATAAAACTTTTTTCTCACAGGGTGCATCGAAGCTCTCATTGCACATGAAGTTTATCAGTCTTATATTGAAGCTCAAGCACATTCATGAAGTGTATGATGATATTGGTCCTTTAAATGGGAAGGTTAAAATCATCACCATCCCATGTAATTTTACATTAGCTCGAAATGCCTAAAAACTAGGCAAACTAGACATTTCATTCACATGGTTGCCTAGCAACAGGCCTTTTTCCTGAATACAATGACCAAAGAAAGCATTCCTTCTCTTTGTTCATCAAGTTCCAAGCTTCTTGTGTGGTAATTGCTGCATGTTTGGCACCCTATGATGAAAGCTCATAGGGGCTGGTCATGACAGGGTGTGAGCGTGTGGGtgaccaagagagagagaggcagaaAGAATAAGCTCTCGGTCACCATGACATTTCCATCCTTTCAGACAAGGGAGACCTTACTAGCTGTAGGATCTTTCCCCATGCTATCTTTCCATGCCATGGTCAAGACAAGCAAGCACCACCTAGGAGGAGATAGGAAGATCATGGAGATGGGAAATCTCTTGGAACAGATGGTAGAAAAAAtgtgggggggagagagagagagataggctATCCATTTCTCAATTTATGCACTGACGGTATTTCAAAAACTAGGTAGATGCGGTAAGAGACTAGTACAGTATACATTTTCCAATaatctaaaatatatctttttatAGGTATCAAGATTTATTTAGGACTAAATATACGCCCGCATGAATTCTCGTAGATATAgacatttatataaaataattattggcaTGAGAGCTTAGAGGGACAAACCCAAATTTTCTCGAATTACGATAGGATATGTATGTGCGTGTGCATGTTAGGGATTGGCATTGAAGGTTACCACATTGTTATATGTCGTTATCAGAAAACACATTATGGCGCATTTAAACCAATAATCCATAATATGGATCAGAATTTGTATCACTAGATATGCCATAGAATACAcagcaaaaaaatgaaaaaaataagggTGAAACCCTTGCTCAAGTGGACTGTTTGGTAGGAACACATCGAGTGCTTCAGGTTAACGTTAGAGGGAAGATCCTTCGTAACCAGCATCGCGTGGCCTGTACCGAGATGGCAAGGGGGGCCGAACGACGCAGCCTCAGATGCTTCCATTCCCTCTTAATCCCTTCCGTCATCTCCAATATGCATGACTATGGAAACAATTCCACAAGCAAGGTTGGTCATAAGCAGTTAAAACAAGCAGAAACAAGAATCATCATAAGGTTCCACAAGAAGAAGCAAGGTTCCACGTCAAATAGCCCAACCAGTAAAGCCGAGAGTTTTCTGTCATCACCTTGAGGCTTTGGGCGTATAACTACTAACAAGAAATAACTGACAGCAAAGAGACTTCCATGCGGCTACTATCTTCATTCGGCTTAAGTTTCGGTGAAATATTTTTTGGGACCTTGATATTTAGAAATTGAAATTACAATACTATGGTGATCATAAGGCATCATAACAATCTCGCACCAGACAATGCTCTGTACTGATTTCTCGAGCCATTTTATAACCCTAGAGATACAAGCCATGCACATAAAAAAGGGTCCGGATTTAGTAGCAATGTTTTAATTATAGGAAATGGTAGCTGACATACTCAACTCATCCATAGACCATAGGATACAAGTATAACCTTTCAAGGCTTTTCAAATCCATAGTATCAGGGAAGAATGCCACAAACCAGTAAACACCAAAATAAGTAGTATGCTAAGGCATGTTTGGTTGGGAACAAGTTGGGCTCTTAAATAGGAATGAAAATGAGTGACTCCCTTTTCAACTATTTGGTTGGAGGGATTCCAATACACATTCTGATTATAGGGAAGAATAAAAATACCCCAATCCCTCAAAATCCAATCCAGATTCTCACTTAGTATTCAAATGTCATTCCAATTCCGATTCCGATTCCAAATACGAACCAAACACATCGAAAAATATGGCCATTTCGATTTCCATTCTAATCCACTTCGATTTTGATTCCAGTCAGAAACCAAATGCATTCTTAGTGTCCTGTAGTTTCACGTCTGCAGTTGCCGATAAATACAAAGCTCTAAGAATCAAATGCTCCATCAATAAATACTCGCCGAAAACTCAGCATATGATTAGCAATTGTGCATTGTATGACAAAGTaagttcaaataaataaaacacaTCAACTGAATAATGTCATTCATTtgtattgaaatgaaaagtctttacattttctttcaaaaactcATAAAAAATACAACTATTAGCACCATTCATTGGACAATGACCTGTGATATTGTAAAAATGCTACCTGGCTCTCCAGCCCACTTCAGCGACAGCCATTGCCACTGCTGCAGGAGAAGGAAGCAAGAGCCCCACACAAACTACCCACCCACCTGTAACTCAATAAAAATGACGAAAGGACAATAGGATAGAGGGAGTCGATTttgtcaaaagaaagagaagaagatgaagaagaacgggggatttttcttttggtccaaAACTATATCTAAGACTGACAGATGGATTTGTCAACATGGCCTTTTCATGATATGGACTGGCTTGATGAGAGCATCAAGATCATCTGGTTGCATGTCAAAGTGATCAGATTCCGATTCGactggatgcaaatggattggAAGGTTAACTTTCACAGCGCCACTTTCTTTACCAACGTCAAGGCCGATATAATCAGCAAACTGACCATCAGAGCACAAGAGATCTTCACCCTCTACTCCATCAAGTTCATTTACCGAAACTATTAGGGACTCACCAATCTCGCTAATACTAGACCCAAAGTAACGTCCCCTGCTGTTGCTCTGAACCAtgaatcccttttttttctttgacttGTTTTTACTCTTAGGGTGATAAAGCTTGCATTTAGATCCCTGTGGACACTTCCCTGTTGCTTCAAAGAGGGGACAAACATAACTGTGCTTCTTACGGCACTGcttgtggagagagagagattcaatCCTCAACAATGGTTAGGAAAACTAGATCCAGTATTTGagactaaaaataatattttagaatGGAATAAATTAAGGCAAATAAAATTAAGCATCCAAGACCTTGCGAAAAGTTAATTATGCTAacttgtatgtatgtataacaGACTACCAAGCTAAGAACAAACAGCAAAGGATTTCTGTAAGATGATGTGTGCACGTGTCAAACGATGAGCAAAatacaagaaaaggttttatatAGTAACCATTGAAGTATCATATGAATGACCAACAAGATAATTGTAATTCCATACAGTGGCAATGTACAGAAAAGGAATGTACATGCAATGTTATAAGAGAtgacaaaaattcaaaaaatgccTTTCATTAAAACCTTTAAATATCCAGAAAAGACTGATGAAGACTACAcgtcaatattttcttttattaaatattctGTACAAGTAGGAAAGTATGGTCAAAGAAGAGCCACCATCCATAAAGTTAGAAATATCAGTGAATTAAGATCTTTTTTGCTTTGAATTGGTTGAGAACTTATGAACTATAGGAAAGTAACGTTTAGCGCCTCTCCAAAATCCTAAAATGAATATGACTGGTATATAAAAGCCATAAGTTTGTCGATATTCAAGTTGAGAAAGTTCTACTATAAATTACATCTGCAATTTAGATAAATTCAAGACCATCTTCTAGGAACCCCCTCTTTGTCCTATTTCTCTTATACACAGTAGATCTTATTCTCAAACCTTTTATCATCTTGTCTCATCGACATGGAACCAAGGGCACTTGATGGCATCCAAAAGGAGTCCTTTTGCTCTCTTTTGTCATTTGAGGACAACTACATTAAAGACTTTGCTCCAGTCGACACCTTCTAGATAAAAAGGTTTAGTTCCATTAGGTGACAGTTTGAACCGAAAGTGAGCTGGTGCCAAATAAGTCCTCCCGTAATAGGTAGATTAAGGGACTTTGTTTGAAGCCATTTGACCGTGCCTTATAGTATTTCTGATCTTCTAGAGTCCTCGTACATCAGGCACTATAAGCTTACAGATTTGTAACTTGATACTGGATATTGAATAAAAGAATTGTCCTTATCATTTTGAAATTCCACATTCCTTTTGTAATCTCATGAGAGGGTGACCGCAACTGTATCCCAATACCAAACTAGATTGATTCCGCATCCAGCAAAAAATATGGATTTGTCTTGGAAATTACTCAAAATGCTTTAATATATTCAGAGGCCTGGAAAAAATTGACATTACTTATtccataatattaatttaaacaAGAACTTGAACCAACAGATAATCCTATAAATTAAGCCACTAAACCGTCAATCTGAAAATTGACTGGATTTGCCTAGCTCATGCACAGGTCAACATCAAATTATTTCATTTATATCCTGATATCAAATAAATCTTGCATTGATGCATAACTAAATCTGAAACCAGTAAAGCATTCAAAGCAAACATCCTGTTTTGTACCATCACGATCCAACCTATGATGGAATTCTACAGATTCCTTCTTCCAACTCCCCTGAGAAGCCCAATGTAATTATTAGATCACAGACTGTAAATAATGGATAATAATAGATAAGGACAAGTTTTAAGTAATGTTGCTTTATTTGATTTAGATAATTTTGTACATGATTTCACGATATAGTAATGAACAAGATGACAGATTTTTAAGGATACAATTAATTACTTATTTATTTCATACATTATTTCCCTAAATTATAGTATTTGAATCatacttcttgatcaatcatttCCCAAGC encodes the following:
- the LOC103722433 gene encoding reticulon-like protein B11 isoform X1; this encodes MAGGEDLDCPSALASAASSAGSPLSRLGSRRSVHRALGGGAVADVLLWRRRNAGILVAAGATAVWFLFERAGYSFLSLMANAFLLVVVILFFWAKSASLLNRPLPPLPNLEVSEKFVGKAADEGRVWINRVLAVGHDVAIRRDRKVFLQVLFARFHALLSLRLCIFLLASDIILLSPFVLQVTMVLWLVSYIGSLFNFLTLVYIGVLLSLTAPALYDKYQGHVDEKLGMAHKLLLKQYDNILSRGTRKPAKEKKTQ
- the LOC103722433 gene encoding reticulon-like protein B11 isoform X2, which encodes MAGGEDLDCPSALASAASSAGSPLSRLGSRRSVHRALGGGAVADVLLWRRRNAGILVAAGATAVWFLFERAGYSFLSLMANAFLLVVVILFFWAKSASLLNRPLPPLPNLEVSEKFVGKAADEGRVWINRVLAVGHDVAIRRDRKVFLQVTMVLWLVSYIGSLFNFLTLVYIGVLLSLTAPALYDKYQGHVDEKLGMAHKLLLKQYDNILSRGTRKPAKEKKTQ